A single genomic interval of Lathyrus oleraceus cultivar Zhongwan6 chromosome 7, CAAS_Psat_ZW6_1.0, whole genome shotgun sequence harbors:
- the LOC127100675 gene encoding pyruvate dehydrogenase E1 component subunit beta-3, chloroplastic, translated as MATLFQGLGAVTPLSPSNSFESTKFLLSSRRSLSERKSSIFVVRSDAKGNQVLKSGATRKSELLIPNAVATQGSSSVASASKPGHELLLFEALREGLEEEMERDATVCVMGEDVGHYGGSYKVTRNLAEKFGDLRVLDTPIAENAFTGMGIGAAMTGLRPIIEGMNMGFLLLAFNQISNNCGMLHYTSGGQFKIPVVIRGPGGVGRQLGAEHSQRLESYFQSIPGIQMVACSTPYNAKGLMKAAIRSDNPVILFEHVLLYNLKERIPDEEYVLSLEEAEMVRPGEHVTILTYSRMRYHVMQAAKTLVNKGYDPEVIDIRSLKPFDLHTIGNSIKKTHRVLIVEECMRTGGIGASLTAAITENFHDYLDAPIICLSSQDVPTPYAGTLEEWTVVQPAQIVTAVEQLCQ; from the exons ATGGCTACCCTTTTCCAGGGATTAGGAGCTGTTACTCCTTTATCTCCATCCAATTCCTTTGAATCTACCAAGTTTCTCCTTTCTTCTCGTAGATCCCTCTCAG AGAGGAAAAGTAGCATTTTTGTTGTCAGATCTGATGCAAAGGGAAACCAGGTTCTGAAGTCAGGAGCTACTCGGAAGAGTGAATTGTTGATTCCTAATGCAGTTGCT ACACAGGGAAGTAGTTCTGTGGCTTCTGCATCAAAACCTGG gCATGAACTTCTCCTTTTTGAAGCTCTACGGGAAGGTTTGGAGGAAGAAATGGAAAGGGATGCAACTGTTTGTGTCATGGGTGAAGATGTAGGTCATTACGGAGGATCTTACAAAGTGACTAGAAACCTGGCTGAAAAGTTCGGTGATCTCAGAGTTTTGGACACCCCTATTGCTGAGAATGCCTTCACTGGCATGGGCATTGGAGCTGCCATGACCGGTCTTAGGCCAATCATTGAGGGCATGAACATGGGATTTCTACTTCTTGCATTTAACCAAATCTCTAACAACTGTGGCATGCTTCATTACACATCCGGAGGCCAGTTTAAAATTCCAGTTGTCATTCGCGGGCCCGGCGGAGTCGGACGACAACTTGGAGCAGAACACTCGCAGCGGCTGGAGTCATACTTTCAATCAATCCCTGGTATTCAGATGGTTGCTTGCTCAACACCTTACAACGCCAAGGGCTTGATGAAAGCTGCAATTCGAAGCGACAACCCTGTGATACTTTTCGAGCACGTTTTGCTTTATAATCTCAAGGAAAGAATCCCAGATGAAGAGTATGTATTGTCACTTGAAGAAGCCGAGATGGTTAGGCCCGGAGAGCACGTCACAATACTAACCTATTCAAGAATGAGGTATCATGTCATGCAAGCTGCCAAGACATTGGTGAACAAAGGGTATGACCCTGAAGTCATCGATATCAGGTCTTTGAAACCATTTGATCTTCACACAATTGGAAATTCAATTAAGAAGACGCATCGCGTGCTCATAGTGGAGGAGTGCATGCGAACGGGTGGAATTGGTGCTAGTCTCACAGCTGCCATTACTGAAAATTTCCATGACTATTTGGATGCTCCTATTATATGTTTATCCTCTCAGGATGTGCCGACTCCATATGCCGGAACATTGGAGGAATGGACCGTGGTCCAACCTGCTCAAATTGTGACTGCTGTTGAACAACTCTGCCAGTGA